A genomic stretch from Styela clava chromosome 5, kaStyClav1.hap1.2, whole genome shotgun sequence includes:
- the LOC120344843 gene encoding universal stress protein YxiE-like: MNEPTLEEAEENAFQVLLCVDGSKNAYQAFNYYVSCIHKPRNKVFLVHVTNMVYPLDYTYTGAIYDPPGGINPSPAVASQFMENEKKKSKEIKAKYNAKCEKHGISHEFVLLSENNNGIGAPIVAEAKKRGVDMILLGNRGQGLVRRTILGSVSDYVLHHSHVPTLICPRNA; this comes from the coding sequence atgaacGAACCGACTTTAGAAGAAGCAGAGGAAAATGCATTTCAAGTTTTGTTATGTGTAGATGGAAGCAAAAATGCCTACCAAGCTTTCAATTATTATGTTTCTTGTATTCATAAACCAAGAAACAAGGTATTTCTGGTTCATGTCACGAATATGGTCTACCCATTAGATTATACATACACTGGGGCAATATACGACCCTCCAGGAGGAATAAACCCGTCACCAGCAGTGGCAAGTCAATTCATGGAAAACGAAAAGAAAAAAAGCAAAGAGATAAAAGCTAAATACAATGCAAAGTGTGAAAAACACGGGATTTCACACGAATTCGTTCTTCTGTCAGAGAATAATAACGGTATCGGCGCGCCAATTGTTGCCGAAGCAAAGAAAAGAGGAGTGGATATGATTTTGCTTGGTAACCGAGGACAAGGTCTTGTTCGGAGAACGATACTTGGATCCGTTAGTGATTATGTACTGCACCATTCACATGTTCCGACTCTAATTTGCCCGAGGAATGCATAG
- the LOC120344582 gene encoding uromodulin-like, translating to MKLLLAIIGLAITSVVSQEILEVTCGQDAIVARFNKQTADAADYSMSELHFNDPECGFDEELDGYFIKRMSPLNDCGTKIVANDTHAVFVNSISSGDIETGLTFPHGIIVGQPENTDLISVSYECTYEIDLRASAAFIPNITVLRIEIPDAIGTGEFQVAMAIYRSEAYREILEGTPTLQPDETVFVGVTFIGEDPSEELYLLLRRCWATVFEDPESLPSYDLITDSCAVDGAVEDTVRVTQNGINHQALWRTEVFKFVGNEDEYNTVWLHCDITICVEGTCEPECGARRKRRSSGQFIDNNEHIVTAGPISRFPTVQIHFTGGNTGEATVIIKNETISHEKSRGEPQDGITDHNLLIIIGVFSGFCLLCLSMALMIVMMRLKRSNERSGEVTATGTINKGFSI from the exons AAATCCTTGAGGTTACATGCGGCCAAGATGCCATCGTTGCTCGTTTCAACAAGCAGACCGCCGATGCCGCTGATTACAGCATGTCAGAGCTCCATTTCAACGACCCAGAATGTGGTTTTGATGAGGAATTAGATGGCTACTTCATAAAAAGAATGTCACCATTGAACGACTGTGGAACGAAAATTGTG GCCAACGACACCCACGCCGTTTTTGTCAACTCCATTTCTTCTGGAGACATTGAGACCGGATTAACCTTCCCTCATGGAATCATCGTTGGTCAACCAGAAAACACAGACCTGATCAGCGTTTCCTATGAATGCACCTACGAAATTGATTTGAGAGCCAGCGCCGCTTTCATCCCCAATATCACCGTACT GAGGATCGAAATTCCCGACGCAATCGGAACTGGAGAATTCCAAGTTGCCATGGCCATTTACAGATCAGAAGCTTACAGAGAAATCTTGGAAGGAACTCCCACTCTTCAACCAGATGAGACCGTTTTCGTCG gAGTCACCTTCATTGGCGAAGACCCAAGCGAGGAATTGTACCTTCTTTTGAGAAGATGTTGGGCAACCGTATTTGAAGATCCGGAAAGTCTGCCAAGCTACGATCTCATTACTGACTC ATGCGCTGTCGACGGAGCGGTTGAAGACACCGTAAGAGTTACTCAGAATGGCATAAATCACCAAGCTCTATGGAGAACAGAGGTCTTCAAATTTGTTGGTAATGAAGATGAGTACAATACCGTCTGGCTTCATTGCGACATCACGATCTGCGTCGAAGGCACCTGTGAACCG GAATGTGGTGCCCGGCGTAAAAGACGTAGCAGTGGACAATTCATCGACAACAACGAGCACATCGTTACGGCCGGACCAATTAGCAGATTCCCAACTGTGCAGATTCACTTTACTGGTGGCAATACAGGAGAGGCTACTGTGATAATCAAGAACGAAACCATTTCGCACGAGAAATCCCGTG GGGAACCCCAAGACGGCATCACCGACCACAACCTTCTCATCATCATCGGAGTGTTCTCAGGTTTCTGCCTGTTGTGTCTCAGCATGGCCTTGATGATTGTGATGATGCGCCTCAAAAGGTCAAACGAGCGCTCTGGCGAAGTTACTGCCACCGGCACCATCAACAAAGGCTTCAGCATATAA